The following coding sequences lie in one Panicum virgatum strain AP13 chromosome 6N, P.virgatum_v5, whole genome shotgun sequence genomic window:
- the LOC120680271 gene encoding serine/threonine-protein phosphatase PP1-like, producing the protein MDGSAVEELIRRLLEGKKHKAPGKKVLLTEAEIRNLCVAAKEVFLSQPNLLELEAPINVCGDIHGQFSDLLRLFEYGGLPPAANYLFLGDYVDRGKQSIETICLLLAYKIRYPDNFFLLRGNHECASINRIYGFYDECKRRFSVRLWKLFTDCFNCLPVAAVIDDKILCMHGGLSPDLDSLARIREIQRPVDVPDQGLLCDLLWSDPDRESSGWGDNDRGVSFTFGADKVAEFLTKHDLDLICRAHQVVEDGYEFFADRQLVTIFSAPNYCGEFNNAGALMNVDASLLCSFQILKPYRGKAQTE; encoded by the exons ATGGACGGGAGCGCGGTGGAGGAGCTGATACGGCGGCTGCTGGAGGGGAAGAAGCACAAGGCGCCGGGGAAGAAGGTGCTGCTGACCGAGGCCGAGATCCGGAACCTCTGCGTCGCCGCCAAGGAGGTCTTCCTCTCCCAGCCCAACCTCCTCGAGCTCGAGGCCCCCATCAACGTCTGCG GTGACATCCACGGGCAGTTCTCGGACCTCCTGCGGCTGTTCGAGTACGGCGGCCTGCCGCCGGCGGCCAACTACCTGTTCCTGGGCGACTACGTTGACCGCGGCAAGCAGAGCATCGAGACCATCTGCCTGCTGCTGGCGTACAAGATCCGGTACCCGGAcaacttcttcctcctccggggcaACCACGAGTGCGCCTCCATCAACCGCATCTACGGCTTCTACGACGAGTGCAAGCGCCGCTTCAGCGTCCGCCTCTGGAAGCTCTTCACCGACTGCTTCAACTgcctccccgtcgccgccgtcatCGACGACAAGATCCTCTGCATGCACGGGGGCCTGTCGCCGGACCTCGACAGCCTCGCCCGGATCAGGGAGATCCAGCGCCCCGTCGACGTCCCCGACCAGGGCCTCCTCTGCGACCTCCTCTGGTCCGACCCCGACCGCGAGAGCTCCGGATGGGGCGACAATGATCGCGGCGTCTCCTTCACCTTCGGCGCCGACAAGGTCGCCGAGTTCTTGACCAAGCACGACCTCGACCTCATCTGCCGCGCGCACCAG GTCGTGGAGGACGGCTACGAGTTCTTCGCCGACCGGCAGCTGGTCACCATATTCTCGGCGCCCAACTACTGCGGCGAGTTCAACAACGCCGGCGCGCTCATGAACGTCGACGCCAGCCTGCTCTGCTCCTTCCAGATCCTCAAGCCGTACAGGGGCAAAGCGCAGACGGAGTGA
- the LOC120679367 gene encoding exocyst complex component EXO70B1-like: MDGSAAELEAAERVVMRWDSASAGDEPMLFDGAGDRAEADRFLRAVDDLRRLAPPSPAAVGSPRRLSSSSAGGGSGAVQVAMARLEDELRHVLSSRALDLEIEALADLSSLSITSDRSNSASSADLPATDEDDSVSSSIGRRSSAYRSLRSIREIDLLPDDAVADLRAIASRMAAAGYGRECAQVYASVRKPAVDASLRRLGVERLSIGDVQRLEWDALEAKIRRWIRAARAAVRGVFASERRLCFHIFHDLPISSTTISAAAAPATHDTPFAEVVKGAALQLFGFAEAISIGRRSPEKLFKIIDLHDALSDLLPDVSDIFAASKAAESIYVQAVEIQSRLADAVRGVLSEFENAVLRDPPKTAVPGGTIHPLTRYVMNYSSLICDYKVTLSELIISRPSASARLAAEGNELAPSLADLELPELENQLPLASHIVWIIVVLEHNLEGKAALYKDPALSHLFMMNNVHYIVHKVKDSPDLWGMIGDDYLKRLTGKFTMAATNYQRTSWLKILNCLRDEGLHVSGGFSSGISKSALRERFKSFNAAFEDAHRVQSGWCVPDNQLREELRISIAEKLLPAYRSFLGRFRHHIENGKHPELYIKYSVEDLEIAVGDFFEGVPPTPHNRRRSHG; encoded by the coding sequence ATGGACGGAtcggccgcggagctcgaggcggcggagcgggtgGTGATGCGGTGGGACTCGGCCTCGGCGGGGGACGAGCCGATGCTGTTCGACGGCGCCGGGGACCGCGCCGAGGCGGACCGCTTCCTCCGCGCCGTCGACGACctgcgccgcctcgcgccgccgtcgcccgccgccgtcgggaGCCCGCGCCGCCTCTCCTCGTCCTCCGCGGGGGGAGGATCCGGCGCCGTGCAGGTCGCCATGGCGCGCCTCGAGGACGAGCTCCGCCACGTGCTCTCCTCCCGCGCGCTCGACCTCGAGATCGAGGCGCTCGCCGACCTCAGCTCGCTCTCCATCACCAGCGACCGCTCCAactcggcctcctccgccgacCTCCCCGCCACCGACGAGGACGACTCCGTCTCCTCCTCCATCGGCCGCCGCAGCAGCGCCTACCGCTCGCTGCGGAGCATCCGCGAGATCGACCTCCTCCCcgacgacgccgtcgccgacctCCGCGCCATCGCCTCccgcatggccgccgccggctacGGCCGCGAGTGCGCGCAGGTCTACGCCTCCGTCCGCAAGCCCGCCGTCGACgcctccctgcgccgcctcGGCGTCGAGCGCCTCAGCATCGGCGACGTCCAGCGCCTCGAGTGGGACGCGCTCGAGGCCAAGATCCGGCGCTGgatccgcgccgcccgcgccgccgtccgcggcgTCTTCGCCAGCgagcgccgcctctgcttccacATCTTCCACGACCTCCCCATCTCCAGCACcaccatctccgccgccgccgcgcccgccacgCACGACACCCCCTTCGCCGAGGTCGTCAAGGGCGCCGCGCTGCAGCTCTTCGGCTTCGCCGAGGCCATCAGCATCGGCCGCAGATCCCCTGAGAAGCTCTTCAAGATCATCGACCTCCACGACGCGCTCTCGGACCTCCTCCCCGACGTCTCCGACATCTTCGCCGCCTCCAAGGCGGCGGAGTCGATATACGTGCAGGCCGTCGAGATCCAGTCGCGTCTTGCCGACGCCGTGAGGGGGGTACTCTCGGAGTTCGAGAACGCCGTGCTCCGCGACCCGCCCAAGACCGCGGTGCCTGGCGGCACCATCCACCCGCTCACTCGGTATGTGATGAACTATAGCAGCCTCATTTGCGACTACAAGGTCACGCTCTCCGAGCTGATCATATCGCGGCCGTCGGCTAGTGCCCGTCTTGCTGCTGAGGGCAATGAGCTCGCGCCGTCCTTGGCGGACCTCGAGCTTCCTGAGCTTGAGAACCAGTTGCCACTTGCCTCCCACATTGTCTGGATCATTGTTGTTCTTGAACACAACCTGGAGGGCAAGGCGGCACTCTACAAGGATCCAGCTCTTTCACATTTGTTCATGATGAACAATGTACACTACATTGTGCACAAGGTGAAAGATTCACCAGACCTCTGGGGCATGATTGGCGATGATTACTTGAAACGTCTTACTGGCAAGTTCACAATGGCAGCAACAAACTACCAGCGGACCTCATGGTTGAAGATCTTGAACTGTTTGCGTGATGAGGGGCTCCATGTAAGTGGTGGATTTTCGTCTGGAATATCTAAATCAGCGCTGAGGGAGCGGTTCAAGTCCTTCAATGCTGCGTTTGAGGATGCACATAGGGTGCAGTCTGGGTGGTGTGTGCCAGACAACCAGCTGAGGGAGGAGCTAAGGATTTCGATTGCAGAGAAGCTACTACCAGCATACCGGTCGTTCCTTGGCAGGTTTCGACATCACATAGAGAATGGGAAGCATCCAGAACTGTACATCAAGTATTCTGTTGAGGATCTTGAAATAGCTGTGGGTGATTTCTTTGAGGGTGTTCCTCCTACCCCACATAATAGGAGGAGATCACATGGATGA
- the LOC120679322 gene encoding uncharacterized protein LOC120679322: protein MSSEEMTATEVAALLDLKPHPEGGFYAETFRDGSVTLSTAQLPPQYKVDRAVSTAIYFLLPAGSVSCLHRIPCAETWHFYKGEPLTVFELHDDGHIDLTVIGPHLEAGQRPQYTVPPNVWFGSFPTLDVESFASDGSVLVKSRKRDPEQHYSLVGCTCAPGFQYEDFEMATFEDVRSIAPKAEPFLKFLIPSTE, encoded by the exons ATGTCGTCGGAGGAGATGACGGcgacggaggtggcggcgctgctggaTCTGAAGCCGCACCCGGAGGGCGGCTTCTACGCCGAGACCTTCCGCGACGGCTCCGTCACGCTCTCCACCGCCCAGCTCCCGCCCCAGT ATAAAGTCGACCGTGCTGTGAGCACTGCAATCTACTTCTTGCTTCCTGCAGGGAGTGTTTCATGTCTCCACCGCATTCCCTGTGCAGAAACCTGGCACTTCTACAAGGGAGAGCCTCTCACG GTCTTTGAGCTACACGATGATGGCCACATTGACCTCACTGTCATCGGCCCACACCTCGAAGCCGGCCAGCGCCCTCAGTACACCGTGCCACCGAACGTGTGGTTTGGTTCCTTCCCCACGCTTGATGTTGAGTCGTTTGCTTCCGATGGCAGCGTTCTTGTAAAGTCCCGGAAGAGGGATCCAGAGCAGCATTACTCCCTGGTGGGATGCACCTGTGCACCTGGCTTCCAGTACGAGGACTTTGAGATGGCCACATTTGAGGACGTGAGGTCCATCGCCCCCAAGGCTGAACCTTTCCTCAAGTTCCTCATCCCTTCGACCGAGTAA
- the LOC120680002 gene encoding keratin-associated protein 5-7-like translates to MGEAPRPRSPPRYPDLCGRRRLQLEVHILNREVGFLEQEIHGLERIQPVSRCCKDVTEFVSAKVDPMIPVSKRKHGSCSVYRWIRSKLRTCFSCLCCCCHCLPKPNAPSCFGCSCCACRDTGWCCAPSCSCPKAPSCCGSPPSCNPGCGGHCRPPCSGCCSGDCACAGGPCSCLGALGRCLSSCCSGLRHPCCKCQSACCEGEPSCRGKGACCSGSCLGGPAAPCPECSCGCVCSCPRCRGGCRCPPCGNNPCCAGGCLF, encoded by the exons ATGGGGGAGGCGCCGCGGCCCAGGTCGCCGCCGAGGTACCCGGACctgtgcggccgccgccggctgcagcTCGAGGTGCACATCCTCAACCGGGAGGTCGGCTTCCTCGAG caagAGATACACGGGCTCGAGCGGATTCAGCCGGTCTCGCGCTGCTGCAAAGA TGTCACCGAGTTCGTCAGCGCGAAAGTCGATCCGATGATACCAGT AAGCAAAAGGAAACATGGATCTTGCAGCGTCTATCGGTGGATCAG ATCAAAATTGCGCACATGCTTCTCATGCCTGTGCTGCTGTTGCCACTGCCTGCCCAAGCCCAATGCGCCAAGCTGCTTCGGCTGCTCTTGCTGCGCCTGCCGCGACACGGGGTGGTGCTGTGCGCCGAGCTGCAGCTGTCCGAAGGCCCCTTCGTGCTGCGGCAGCCCTCCCAGCTGCAACCCGGGCTGCGGCGGCCACTGCCGACCGCCGTGCAGCGGCTGCTGTTCCGGCGACTGCGCCTGCGCGGGTGGCCCGTGCTCCTGCCTCGGCGCCCTCGGCCGGTGCCTGTCCTCGTGCTGCAGCGGCCTGCGGCATCCCTGCTGCAAGTGCCAGTCGGCGTGCTGCGAGGGGGAGCCGTCCTGCCGGGGCAAGGGGGCCTGCTGCAGCGGCTCGTGCctcggcggcccggcggcgccgTGCCCGGAGTGCTCCTGCGGCTGCGTGTGCTCCTGCCCCCGGTGCAGGGGAGGGTGCCGGTGCCCGCCGTGTGGTAACAACCCCTGCTGCGCCGGTGGATGCTTGTTCTAG